From a region of the Helianthus annuus cultivar XRQ/B chromosome 5, HanXRQr2.0-SUNRISE, whole genome shotgun sequence genome:
- the LOC110943686 gene encoding uncharacterized protein LOC110943686 has product MTIALSAKNKLSFVNGVSTRPNDSSLVPQWQRCNDMVISWILNTLSRDISDSVLYTETACKLWNELNDRYGQVNGAKLYQLQKSICEISQGSNDIATYFTKIKAIWDELNALNSLPDCSCGVSHVFAKRDEDQRLVQFLMGLNASYDSVQSNILMMKPIPSISTAYAILIQDEKQREIHSTNIFALESSSMNVTAQPS; this is encoded by the coding sequence ATGACAATTGCTCTTTCAGCAAAGAACAAGTTATCTTTTGTCAATGGAGTTTCAACCAGACCTAATGATTCTTCTCTTGTTCCTCAGTGGCAGAGATGTAATGACATGGTAATCTCCTGGATTCTCAATACTCTGTCTAGAGACATATCTGATAGTGTTCTTTACACTGAAACTGCATGCAAATTATGGAATGAATTGAATGATAGATATGGACAAGTGAATGGTGCTAAATTGTACCAGTTACAAAAGAGTATTTGTGAAATCTCACAAGGTAGTAATGATATAGCTACTTACTTTACCAAAATCAAAGCTATTTGGGATGAATTAAATGCTTTGAATTCTCTTCCTGATTGTTCATGTGGAGTTTCTCATGTTTTTGCCAAACGAGATGAGGATCAACGATTAGTGCAGTTTCTTATGGGATTGAATGCAAGTTATGATAGCGTTCAAAGCAACATTCTCATGATGAAACCTATTCCTTCAATAAGTACTGCTTATGCAATTCTTATTCAAGATGAGAAACAAAGAGAAATACATTCTACTAATATTTTTGCTCTGGAATCTTCATCAATGAATGTTACTGCTCAACCTTCTTAA